In Archangium lipolyticum, the following are encoded in one genomic region:
- a CDS encoding tetratricopeptide repeat protein produces the protein GDLLGARKRLKRAIRLFIKEFGSDENPNTAASLHELARVLHAQGYLPSACRLFEHTLHIYNKVFGTEEHPFVAKSLHELGRVLLEQGNPRDAHPLFERALRINTKVYGTEEHLEVTATLHELAAVLMLQGDLKATRKLLERVVAIEERIYGTRDHFSIAQSEIFLGSVLLNLGDRQRAIDLLQHAYRVYFTQLGPEHPQTKQLSTLFKRF, from the coding sequence AAGGGGACCTGCTTGGTGCTCGCAAGCGGCTCAAGCGTGCCATACGCCTATTCATTAAAGAATTCGGTTCAGATGAAAACCCTAACACAGCAGCATCTTTGCATGAACTTGCACGAGTGCTCCATGCACAGGGCTACCTGCCTAGCGCATGCCGACTGTTTGAACATACTTTGCACATTTATAATAAGGTATTCGGCACGGAGGAGCACCCCTTCGTAGCGAAATCTCTGCACGAATTGGGCAGGGTGCTCCTGGAGCAGGGGAACCCACGTGATGCTCACCCACTATTTGAACGAGCCCTACGCATCAATACTAAGGTATATGGAACAGAGGAGCACCTGGAGGTTACGGCAACCCTGCACGAGCTGGCTGCGGTGCTTATGCTTCAAGGCGATCTAAAGGCCACTCGTAAACTGCTCGAACGAGTTGTCGCCATTGAAGAACGTATCTACGGTACGCGAGATCATTTCTCGATAGCGCAAAGCGAAATTTTTCTCGGCAGTGTCCTTCTTAACTTGGGTGATCGCCAGCGTGCCATCGATCTCTTACAACATGCCTATCGAGTATACTTTACTCAGCTCGGCCCAGAGCACCCTCAAACAAAGCAGCTTTCCACTTTGTTCAAACGCTTTTAA